CTCATGCCTCACATCTAATCCAATCAACTCAACAACTCTTCATTCTTAACTCAATCATCATCTCTCCTTCGACCAAAATCACAACCTAAAAAAATCTACAATCAAACTATTCAGACATCTTTATTTTAACTAACAACCAAAATGCAGCAAAATGACATAACAAATGTTAGTAATATGCTCTAGAGCATATGATGTAATAGGAATAATTTCATGTAATTGACTATTTATATATTGCGACattctttatttattatgcttatgtTAATTTATTAGcttgattttaaaatttcttaaatgatatgataaaatttttgtACATAAATCATTGTGGAAAGAAAATCTTGAGAAGTTTATGATGTGAGATTCTTATTGTATGCAAATGCAAAGATACCTAAATTATCGTTGAGCATAGTATTAACAAGATAGAACATTGCTAATGTTGATAAACTAGCCGATGTTATACTCCTTGACTAGCTCAAGTAGTATTTCTCACAAGCTATAGACATAGTGATGCTTAAAGTTCACCTTATTAGAAAAACAAGTTTGTTGGAAATTGTGTAAATATCTTTTGACTTGAGATTGCCAAAATCGTTTTAAGTGTTATATTTTGACTCCATTACTTATTCTCCACCATGTTCTTAACTTGAAGATTTGATATGCTAATTCACCCAGATTTAATTGTATTTAAcagaaattgataaaaataaaaatcttgatAAGCTGGGTGgccaaatttacaaaaaaaaaaaaagatagttgagtgacaacaaaaaattaaataggtaagtgatcaaattaaataaattgatagttgagtgataaaaaagggtaaactacacacCAGATCACTTTAAAATAGCATTCTCATTCTGGACACTTTataatttttgtcaatttaatcactttagttaAGATAATTGTTCAAATTGGATATtaccattaaaaattttattaatttactaatgGATTGTTAATGTGAcactttttttacttttgattaaagttaataatctctctataattaattcaaataattattttaattaaagtaactaaattaaccaaaaataatttgcAGTGTAATTTACGGGTTCTCATGTGTGGGGTTCCCAAACCTTTTCTACTAGAGGTGGGCTCCAATAGCCGTTACTACAACGGTCACCTTTTTAAagattcaaaatcaaaatccctccaacaaaatcccaacccaaccATTAGAAAGAAAGAAGAGACCATTTAACTTTCAAGAAATCATTATACAGAAATCCAAAAATTAAAAGTACTAGAAGAAAAGAAGTCAGATTTCAAGTTTCCTGTCAACAATGGGTGAGGAAAAAGAGATGAAAATTCCGGTGTTTACAGTGGTAAAGAATGGAGCAATTCTTAAGAACATTTTTGTCATCAACAAATCACGATATATGGAAGATGGTGAAGAATCAGAAACCCCCGAGGAAGTTTTGATAGTGGGAAGACACCCAGATTGCAACATCATGCTAACTCATCCAAGTATTAGCAGATTTCACCTCCAAATTCACTCCAGACCCACTTCCCTCAAACTCTCTGTCCTCGACCTTTCTTCTGGTATTAAATTGGTTccctctcctttctttttcatctttcttgTCTGGGTTTTCGTTCCAGTTTCATTGGTTTATCGGTGTTGTTGTTTTCCTGGGGTGCAGTTCACGGGACCTGGGTTTCAGGGAAGAAGATTGACCCAGGACTTGCGGTCGAACTGAATGAAGGTGATACCATAAAACTTGGTGGCTCGACTAGGGTTTATAAACTGCATTGGATTCCTATGAGTCGTGCTTATGATATGGAAAACCCCTACGTATCTGCAATGGATGTGCCCATGGAAGAAGAGAAAGAGGAGGTGGTTGGTGAAATTGTTCTTTTGacctttttcttttaatctttggTTTTCTTGtatgtatttatcttttacaaTCGAAATTTCACAGAAAGTCATGTCCAAGGTTTTTTTGTATTGGTCGAGGATGAATTTATTTAGGGAGAAGGAAAGCATTCTGGACGAATTTGGGTTTCAAGTGGTAGCCTGTAGGATTGAAATCATTTTCCTGTTTCTTctgattcttttcttttttttttgaattaaactATATAGGCGGTGAATACGTTATCACCCAAAAGTGAAGGTGGTGAGGAGAAAGATTCATTGCCGGTggaaaacaaagaagaagaaacatCTCAGGTGAGGGTATATTGCTTCTAAAGAAGTAAATGGTTTTAGCTTTTTAAACTTGTCTTTTCTGATCAATGTTGGGCTTTTACAAGCTCAGAGTTCAGTGCCAGGTGAAGAGGAAGAGCTTCTCTCAATGGATTGCATTTTGGAGGGTTTAGCTTTTTTATTTGGTGATGGAAGTTCAGGAGTGCTTGTGAAGAAAGAGATTCCATCAGCACCCCCGATGCCTGAAAATATGAATTCTTCGATCTACGATGACGATGATGAcgatgacgatgatgatgatgttgagaaGACGAGGGGGGAAATTTCTGAGCTTGCAGGGGAATTGAGTTTGGATGTTGAGTCCCAATATCAGAAGTTGGGAGAAAATAGCAAGACAATCTTTCCAGAGGCTGTCGCAAAAGCAATCTCTGTCTCTGAAGGAGAGAATTCAGAGAGATACTCAGACACTGAGAACATGCATCCTTCAGTTGTAAAAGAAGTTGAAAACAGAAGATCGATACAAGAAAGCCAACTTCACCTGATAGAACCAACTTTGGATGAGGAGGATATATTGTTGATTAATGTAATGGACTGTGATGAAGAAAGCCAGATTCCCAAGCCGCTTTCTGCTTTGAAACCAACGGAGGAAAGGAACCTGAATGGAAAGTTTGAGGAACCTGAAGACTATGAGAGCGAAAATAAAAGTTTTTGTTCTGCTTCTCTCTTGAAGGAAGTAGTCAACTCACCTTTGCCTACTGCTCCTGCACTGCTGTCGTCTGAATATGAAAATTTAGACAGCTCTCCCCTGAGGTTAGAAACGAAACCCAACTTGCAAAGTATTTGGTCCAGAAGAGGTAAACCTGCTTCTGTTCTTCAGATTCAAACTGGGAGGAGCGCTGGAAAAGCTGGTGCTGAAAATAAACCCAACCCCAAATCTCTTTTTGTTAGCtcagatgaaaaagaaatttttaCCCCCGACAAGGAGAATTTCACCCCAAATACTCTTTCGATGAAAGCCTTGAAAAGAAAGGGCAAGCTGGAAGAGGACATGATGATTGCCTCAGACACAGAAAGCCAGACGCCCAAACTTATAAAAGAGCAGAAATCCACAAGGAAGGCCTCTCGAAATCAACAAGATATAATGATAAAGGGAATAGCAGAAAGGGCGCCATTCCAATCTTTGATGGTGGACTCTGCTGGCAAGTCTACTGCTTCCAATTCCAAGAAAATAGAGAAGAGGATTGCTTGTCCATCTTTGGTGAGTCCTGAGACAACGTTTTACTTTTTATTTGAAGAATTCATCACTATTTATTTGCCAAGGacatttatatatgtaatatatgaaATTCATTTGCAGAACAAATCTGCTGGAGAGCCAAGGAGGACTTGGTCCCTGATAGCAGACACCACTTCTTTGCTGGATAAGGAATCAAGGAAGACTTTAAAGCTCTTACAAGGTCTCAAAGGGACTCGACTGATCATTCCAAGAATGGGTAACTTAATTATGAGCATCATGGTTAATCTCTTCCACCTTGTGATGGTGATTCGTAATCTCCATACTAATTgtcatatatattcttttttgcTTTTAAAAGTCATAAGGGAATTAGATTATTTGAAGCGACGTGGTAGTCTATTCAGAAGAACAACAGAAGCCTCATCCGTCTTGGAATGGATTGAAGAGTGCATGGTGAAAACGAAATGGTGGATCCATGTCCAAAGCACTATGGAGGAAGGAGGGCCAATCGCACCAACACCACCCGCCACTCCCCACTCTCACTTTAGTGAAGGCAGTATGGGGAATTCGTTTGGACCATTTTCAGCTGGGGGAAGTCTGATGAAAATTGCTACACCCACAGCCGAAGATCATATCCTTGATTATGCCCTACtgtggaggaagatgaagagTGATGATGGACAGTTGGTGGTGCTGAGTAATGATGTCACTCTAAAGATCAAGGCCATGGCAGAGGTATGACGTATTATTATGGTCCACATTCTTTCTCTTGTTCCATTTTTCATTATAGGCTGCTATACTGCAGGGTTTGATGTGTGAGACAGTGCAAGAATTCCGGGAGAGTGTGGTGAACCCCTTCTCAGAGCGGTTCATGTGGGCAGACAGCTCTCCTAGAGGACACACCTGGTCAGTGATGGATGATGTAGTTTTGAGGGACAAGTACAACCGTTGTCCCCTAAAGAAGCCATCCAAGGGAGGAGATATCAAGGGTTTGAAACTCATTCTGCTTCATAATTCCCACTATTCCCACCTCAATTCATTCCGCTGAAACATTTGACATATGTTCCAGctgttatgttttgaaatctcaagTAATTGCTTACATATATTGCAATATAGCAGACACCATTGATGAGATCAATACTGTTTCCTCCAAAGACAAGCTTTGCCATGAGTGCAATTCTTTTTCTCAATCAAGCATAGTCTTGTATAAATTATTGTTAAAccttgaaataattaattttcatgtattccaaaatgaatttaaatgATACTTTGATGCAAAACAAGGTAAAACTAATTTGGATAATCATAAAGCAACATGGGAAGAAACATTGCAGTATTTTCAATTATAAAATGTTACATGATTTGTTGTTCCGATGTGGCATGGTGTTTAATAAACATGACATGTTACCAAGATTCACTGGTATAAAAGTGCTTCAGCGGGATTAGAGAATGGAGAAGATACTAAGGAAGTGGGCAGTGGATAAATCTAGACTGGTGGTAACTATATGTTGGTTTGGTTGGGGACTACCTTTCTTTTCTGAAAGCTGATTGGTTCCAAAACCAATCCAATCCAGTTGACAATGCTAGCTGCTGAGCTTTGCTAACGTCCATGTTATCATAAACACAGGAGTCCAACCCTTAGTTGCTATTGAGGAAAAAGATCCCATGCTTGGATGAAAAACATGATAAAGGAAACCTATCGCATCCTAAAAATCGGGTTAGTATAATCAGATTAGTGAATTGAGAGTTTGATTTGGATATCGGAGTTTGATTCTGCGTTTAGGCACATTTTAATGTGTTAAAGAGGAGCTTAGCCTAATCTCTTATCCGAATTTCCAAGAGTATGTGTTTTTACTCAACCCTAAGATACTTTGCAAATAAAGCTTATATGTGATGTGAGAATGTCAGAATGACTTGTGAGCTGCTGGCTTTATTCACAATAAATGAGATCTATACGATATGGCTCTTTGAGCATTATGAGAACACTTGAAAGTGCATTACAAGCAATATGAAAGTGCTATGAACATGTGTTATATTATATGTGAAAATGTGCATAAAACAGTaagtatatgtatttacatggaTATGATGACATTGTGATCTCTTGGAACTATTAGGTATAGTTAACATGCCATAGGATGGTGAGTACTCACCACTTATGGTTGTGTTTGGAGGGTGATAGCTTTATGCTATACATTATATTGGTTGTGTTTggtgtaatagcctaaatttcaGTAGTGTCGGAAATAGTGATacaagatcactaaatccgataaacaaattttaaaatttaataaataaatacatatgagTCAAGTGTGATGAAAAGGAAATTTTTGGATTagtggatttttttatttaaaaagaaattaataagtaaattgggtctaaaccgaggtattgagacctcaagttcataaaccgagtcataaatatttttagaaatatttatggagtatcattgagttggtattaaaatttcgttagaaaattttaacgtttggatagtcaattggttaaaaaggactaaattgaaaaaaaatacaaaactaGTTAAATAATGATTGAAAAGCTTAGGTGACtattaagaagggttttaaaaggtaattagacccAAAATGTTTTGGGATGGACGGCAAGGGGCGTGAAATCaacaggaaaattgatgaattaagggcaaaattggaatattacaaaatttacttaataaatgtgacagcccaaaactgaccctagtcgggaagtggtttcgggactgctaaaccgagtcttataaataattaaaagttatattctgtgtttatgatgtgagtaaatgcatgtgtgaaagtttcatgcattaatttgatcatctttatgtgaatttattaatatggacttatatgaaactttgttggaaagtgagaggttaattttacaatggtctaatagtacatgcattgaaaggagtggttttgcatgtcaatttacccatgataaacatggtggccggccaaggaaagaatatgctccactaattcaaaaattaaaataattttgtattaacaaatgatttaataattgaattaaaggaaataatataatgagaagtgggaggagaaaccaaagtgtttcatctttacttctccattgccgaaactagaagaaagaaagaagaaaaactcttgttgaatttcggctaaggtgttttgatacaaaaaggtatgttttatgccactcttgaaaatgtatgcataacttggaggattggtttaaattttacttgaatcttggattgaaattaggttatttatgagggttgaatttcggcctaggagcttaaaatttttagtagaagttttgatgacattagatggatagttaggttggatgtgttaaattgttaattgttttagcttgaaagttaaggttaatatggtttatgggattgccgaatctaatttagggagaaagaaaaatatatgtattcggttatgctattgattcttggggaaataatgtttaatgtatttttgtttatgttttataaaagcactagtaattgaatttgagaaattttaacttgttgatgggaggtgttgaacgtgatattcggatgtgtttcaaggaatgacattagggtagctagagtctaagaactttcggtcaaggactattgtgtgagcaaattcggtataaaggtttaaatgttaatcgcattgtatttaatgtttagagaataggtagtagctaattaaagttaagaaggctagaatttcttttaagggagtgtgaccttaatttgaacaaaatagaatcggccttaagcttgactaaatggttcggttatggttagcttagaagaaacctatatgaaattgttgtattaggtcataatctacttgggacagcagtagtaaggtggttttcgaaaatcgccataatttgtaggagttgaattagaagctgagtgaattatgtcattaaagcttcaagggtctattttcttacaaaagaaactatagaaacaaaagaattaccgatctagagatatttgaagtattgtggggctgagtcaaaatgactgctggattccctgttctgtttttagaaaatcattataaattgtacaaaaatgattataagataaaatttatatgcttagactccttaatgagtctagtttcaaatgagattaaatacaacacatttggaattctgtaaagtgagaaattggattcgtagtgaagagtggtcagaatagtcaaacagtgaaataggggaaactttaagaaaatctggtattgattggccaagcctaaaattctgaaaattttatggatggaagatatacgagtctatattcagggaaaattaacggcaagtgatttggagtttagtagctccagttataagtaatttagtaactactgctcaggaaaacagctcgtagtgaatatgtgattttgttgtaaacattaatgaaagtttgccgatgaattatttattgattattataaagctactataatctatgtgtgtgaaagtcggatcaatatatatattattctgaaaataatacttgaatagtcgattaatgactattttaaattttgttgaacttaagctcaagagcaaaggggagctagatccgataaagggaaggaaaaagtaattgaatagccgttgaagtcgttcgacgacatttgaggtaagtcttcgagtaatgaccctacttgaattatattgaaatgaatagtcatactaagacggatagtcgaatgtgcttagagactatcttataaagccaattgaaatcatgctctttgtgtgtggctactgagccgaa
This window of the Gossypium hirsutum isolate 1008001.06 chromosome A09, Gossypium_hirsutum_v2.1, whole genome shotgun sequence genome carries:
- the LOC107889365 gene encoding FHA domain-containing protein PS1 isoform X1, which gives rise to MGEEKEMKIPVFTVVKNGAILKNIFVINKSRYMEDGEESETPEEVLIVGRHPDCNIMLTHPSISRFHLQIHSRPTSLKLSVLDLSSVHGTWVSGKKIDPGLAVELNEGDTIKLGGSTRVYKLHWIPMSRAYDMENPYVSAMDVPMEEEKEEVAVNTLSPKSEGGEEKDSLPVENKEEETSQSSVPGEEEELLSMDCILEGLAFLFGDGSSGVLVKKEIPSAPPMPENMNSSIYDDDDDDDDDDDVEKTRGEISELAGELSLDVESQYQKLGENSKTIFPEAVAKAISVSEGENSERYSDTENMHPSVVKEVENRRSIQESQLHLIEPTLDEEDILLINVMDCDEESQIPKPLSALKPTEERNLNGKFEEPEDYESENKSFCSASLLKEVVNSPLPTAPALLSSEYENLDSSPLRLETKPNLQSIWSRRGKPASVLQIQTGRSAGKAGAENKPNPKSLFVSSDEKEIFTPDKENFTPNTLSMKALKRKGKLEEDMMIASDTESQTPKLIKEQKSTRKASRNQQDIMIKGIAERAPFQSLMVDSAGKSTASNSKKIEKRIACPSLNKSAGEPRRTWSLIADTTSLLDKESRKTLKLLQGLKGTRLIIPRMVIRELDYLKRRGSLFRRTTEASSVLEWIEECMVKTKWWIHVQSTMEEGGPIAPTPPATPHSHFSEGSMGNSFGPFSAGGSLMKIATPTAEDHILDYALLWRKMKSDDGQLVVLSNDVTLKIKAMAEAAILQGLMCETVQEFRESVVNPFSERFMWADSSPRGHTWSVMDDVVLRDKYNRCPLKKPSKGGDIKGLKLILLHNSHYSHLNSFR
- the LOC107889365 gene encoding FHA domain-containing protein PS1 isoform X2: MGEEKEMKIPVFTVVKNGAILKNIFVINKSRYMEDGEESETPEEVLIVGRHPDCNIMLTHPSISRFHLQIHSRPTSLKLSVLDLSSVHGTWVSGKKIDPGLAVELNEGDTIKLGGSTRVYKLHWIPMSRAYDMENPYVSAMDVPMEEEKEEAVNTLSPKSEGGEEKDSLPVENKEEETSQSSVPGEEEELLSMDCILEGLAFLFGDGSSGVLVKKEIPSAPPMPENMNSSIYDDDDDDDDDDDVEKTRGEISELAGELSLDVESQYQKLGENSKTIFPEAVAKAISVSEGENSERYSDTENMHPSVVKEVENRRSIQESQLHLIEPTLDEEDILLINVMDCDEESQIPKPLSALKPTEERNLNGKFEEPEDYESENKSFCSASLLKEVVNSPLPTAPALLSSEYENLDSSPLRLETKPNLQSIWSRRGKPASVLQIQTGRSAGKAGAENKPNPKSLFVSSDEKEIFTPDKENFTPNTLSMKALKRKGKLEEDMMIASDTESQTPKLIKEQKSTRKASRNQQDIMIKGIAERAPFQSLMVDSAGKSTASNSKKIEKRIACPSLNKSAGEPRRTWSLIADTTSLLDKESRKTLKLLQGLKGTRLIIPRMVIRELDYLKRRGSLFRRTTEASSVLEWIEECMVKTKWWIHVQSTMEEGGPIAPTPPATPHSHFSEGSMGNSFGPFSAGGSLMKIATPTAEDHILDYALLWRKMKSDDGQLVVLSNDVTLKIKAMAEAAILQGLMCETVQEFRESVVNPFSERFMWADSSPRGHTWSVMDDVVLRDKYNRCPLKKPSKGGDIKGLKLILLHNSHYSHLNSFR
- the LOC107889365 gene encoding FHA domain-containing protein PS1 isoform X4, translating into MGEEKEMKIPVFTVVKNGAILKNIFVINKSRYMEDGEESETPEEVLIVGRHPDCNIMLTHPSISRFHLQIHSRPTSLKLSVLDLSSVHGTWVSGKKIDPGLAVELNEGDTIKLGGSTRVYKLHWIPMSRAYDMENPYVSAMDVPMEEEKEEAVNTLSPKSEGGEEKDSLPVENKEEETSQSSVPGEEEELLSMDCILEGLAFLFGDGSSGVLVKKEIPSAPPMPENMNSSIYDDDDDDDDDDDVEKTRGEISELAGELSLDVESQYQKLGENSKTIFPEAVAKAISVSEGENSERYSDTENMHPSVVKEVENRRSIQESQLHLIEPTLDEEDILLINVMDCDEESQIPKPLSALKPTEERNLNGKFEEPEDYESENKSFCSASLLKEVVNSPLPTAPALLSSEYENLDSSPLRLETKPNLQSIWSRRGKPASVLQIQTGRSAGKAGAENKPNPKSLFVSSDEKEIFTPDKENFTPNTLSMKALKRKGKLEEDMMIASDTESQTPKLIKEQKSTRKASRNQQDIMIKGIAERAPFQSLMVDSAGKSTASNSKKIEKRIACPSLNKSAGEPRRTWSLIADTTSLLDKESRKTLKLLQGLKGTRLIIPRMVIRELDYLKRRGSLFRRTTEASSVLEWIEECMVKTKWWIHVQSTMEEGGPIAPTPPATPHSHFSEGSMGNSFGPFSAGGSLMKIATPTAEDHILDYALLWRKMKSDDGQLVVLSNDVTLKIKAMAEGLMCETVQEFRESVVNPFSERFMWADSSPRGHTWSVMDDVVLRDKYNRCPLKKPSKGGDIKGLKLILLHNSHYSHLNSFR
- the LOC107889365 gene encoding FHA domain-containing protein PS1 isoform X3, with the protein product MGEEKEMKIPVFTVVKNGAILKNIFVINKSRYMEDGEESETPEEVLIVGRHPDCNIMLTHPSISRFHLQIHSRPTSLKLSVLDLSSVHGTWVSGKKIDPGLAVELNEGDTIKLGGSTRVYKLHWIPMSRAYDMENPYVSAMDVPMEEEKEEVAVNTLSPKSEGGEEKDSLPVENKEEETSQSSVPGEEEELLSMDCILEGLAFLFGDGSSGVLVKKEIPSAPPMPENMNSSIYDDDDDDDDDDDVEKTRGEISELAGELSLDVESQYQKLGENSKTIFPEAVAKAISVSEGENSERYSDTENMHPSVVKEVENRRSIQESQLHLIEPTLDEEDILLINVMDCDEESQIPKPLSALKPTEERNLNGKFEEPEDYESENKSFCSASLLKEVVNSPLPTAPALLSSEYENLDSSPLRLETKPNLQSIWSRRGKPASVLQIQTGRSAGKAGAENKPNPKSLFVSSDEKEIFTPDKENFTPNTLSMKALKRKGKLEEDMMIASDTESQTPKLIKEQKSTRKASRNQQDIMIKGIAERAPFQSLMVDSAGKSTASNSKKIEKRIACPSLNKSAGEPRRTWSLIADTTSLLDKESRKTLKLLQGLKGTRLIIPRMVIRELDYLKRRGSLFRRTTEASSVLEWIEECMVKTKWWIHVQSTMEEGGPIAPTPPATPHSHFSEGSMGNSFGPFSAGGSLMKIATPTAEDHILDYALLWRKMKSDDGQLVVLSNDVTLKIKAMAEGLMCETVQEFRESVVNPFSERFMWADSSPRGHTWSVMDDVVLRDKYNRCPLKKPSKGGDIKGLKLILLHNSHYSHLNSFR